In Amycolatopsis methanolica 239, a single genomic region encodes these proteins:
- a CDS encoding YciI family protein translates to MTHYLLTIYQPDGEPPAPEILEPIMKNVAAFQEELRAAGAWVFNGGLHPPDTATVVRAQDDDVLVTDGPYLEGKEHVGGFTVIRAADLDEALEWGRKLTRATTLPIEVRPLVDGSCG, encoded by the coding sequence ATGACGCACTACCTGCTCACGATCTACCAGCCCGACGGCGAGCCGCCCGCGCCGGAGATCCTCGAGCCGATCATGAAGAACGTCGCGGCGTTCCAGGAGGAGCTGCGGGCCGCGGGCGCCTGGGTGTTCAACGGTGGTCTGCACCCGCCGGACACCGCGACCGTCGTGCGCGCGCAGGACGACGACGTCCTCGTCACCGACGGGCCCTACCTGGAGGGCAAGGAGCACGTCGGCGGGTTCACCGTGATCCGCGCGGCCGACCTGGACGAGGCGCTGGAGTGGGGCCGCAAGCTGACGCGGGCGACCACACTGCCCATCGAGGTCCGGCCGCTGGTCGACGGGTCCTGCGGTTGA
- a CDS encoding CHASE3 domain-containing protein: protein MTIPRFRPRTLRWQVIVLGSGLLLLLTTTAIVTTAARVHVTDVGSRVRDTLRPAQVAVAALGKGYVDMETGERGFLLTRDPQFLQPYETGQAAVAGAEGDLRRLMADDADTIALLGEVSAVGAEWRTRVAEPSIAQVRADGTVADGQLGKALSDTLRARLAALGNHLDQLIAARLESSRRANAAANLTTGLCVGLALVLGIASVVILRRSLITPLNRLVAQVREVAAGDLHREVEATGLEEVVRLGEAVEAMRVRILSEAEQVAASANRIARLEETDRIARTLGDTAIRRLYGITLDLQSAAARFPRSGPVMATAISGIDRTISALRSSVYGTAATRTRPALRAQVSDVVGELETTHGRAPGLVLTGDLDIEPPEEVTAEVTQVLRDFLRATAVPGGGAEEVELALSGEEIRLHVRCAVPDERVAGVERALAEVSGDAVVCREPGRVTVEWRRPL from the coding sequence GTGACCATTCCGCGATTCCGGCCGCGGACTTTGCGGTGGCAGGTGATCGTGCTCGGGAGCGGGTTGCTCCTGCTGCTCACCACCACCGCGATCGTCACCACCGCGGCCCGCGTCCACGTGACAGACGTCGGTTCGCGGGTGCGGGACACGCTGCGCCCGGCGCAGGTCGCGGTCGCCGCGCTCGGCAAGGGTTACGTGGACATGGAAACGGGCGAGCGCGGTTTTCTGCTCACGCGTGATCCGCAATTCCTGCAACCCTACGAAACGGGACAAGCGGCGGTCGCCGGAGCGGAGGGCGACCTCAGACGGCTGATGGCCGACGACGCGGACACGATCGCTCTCCTCGGCGAAGTCAGCGCAGTGGGCGCCGAGTGGCGCACCCGGGTGGCCGAGCCGTCGATCGCGCAGGTCCGCGCGGACGGCACCGTCGCGGACGGGCAGCTGGGCAAGGCCTTGTCCGATACCCTGCGCGCCCGGCTGGCTGCCCTGGGCAACCACCTCGACCAGCTCATCGCGGCCCGGCTGGAATCTTCGCGCCGCGCGAACGCCGCCGCGAACCTGACCACCGGGCTCTGCGTGGGTCTGGCGCTCGTACTCGGAATCGCGAGCGTGGTCATCCTGCGCCGATCGCTCATCACGCCGCTGAACCGGCTGGTGGCGCAGGTGCGCGAGGTGGCCGCCGGCGACCTGCACCGCGAGGTCGAGGCCACCGGGCTGGAAGAGGTGGTGCGGCTCGGCGAAGCGGTCGAGGCGATGCGGGTGCGGATCCTGTCGGAGGCCGAACAGGTGGCGGCGTCGGCGAACCGGATCGCCCGGCTGGAGGAGACCGACCGGATCGCCCGCACGCTCGGCGACACGGCGATCCGCCGACTCTACGGCATCACGCTGGACCTGCAGTCCGCGGCCGCCCGGTTCCCCCGGTCCGGCCCGGTGATGGCCACCGCGATCAGCGGCATCGACCGCACGATCTCGGCGCTGCGGAGCTCCGTCTACGGCACGGCCGCGACGCGGACCCGCCCGGCGCTGCGCGCGCAGGTCAGCGACGTGGTCGGGGAGCTGGAGACGACCCACGGGCGCGCACCGGGGCTCGTCCTGACCGGCGACCTCGACATCGAGCCGCCGGAGGAGGTCACCGCCGAGGTCACCCAGGTGCTGCGCGACTTCCTGCGCGCCACCGCGGTGCCGGGCGGCGGCGCGGAGGAGGTCGAGCTGGCGCTGTCCGGCGAGGAGATCCGGCTGCACGTGCGGTGCGCGGTGCCGGACGAGCGGGTGGCCGGCGTGGAGCGGGCACTGGCTGAGGTGTCCGGGGACGCGGTCGTGTGCCGCGAGCCGGGCCGGGTCACGGTCGAGTGGCGGCGTCCGTTGTGA
- the def gene encoding peptide deformylase, producing MSEIEVHHDVTTGGDLAHHYARGESRPITVVGNPVLHQPCADVTEFGADLAQLVSDMFVSMRTASGVGLAANQIGVPLRVFVYLCPESYARSDGELWHAGHVVNPVIEVAGDETGAHPEGCLSVPGARAVVERAAQVTVRGFDLTGNPVAVPGRDLLARCFQHETDHLNGRLYIDHLTPEGRETALAEMSEPAYPVVTTDAATRP from the coding sequence ATGTCCGAGATCGAGGTCCACCACGACGTCACCACCGGCGGCGACCTGGCCCACCACTACGCCCGGGGCGAGTCCCGGCCCATCACCGTCGTCGGCAACCCGGTGCTGCACCAGCCGTGCGCCGACGTCACCGAGTTCGGCGCCGACCTGGCCCAGCTGGTGTCCGACATGTTCGTCAGCATGCGCACCGCCAGCGGCGTCGGCCTCGCGGCCAACCAGATCGGCGTTCCGCTGCGCGTGTTCGTCTACCTGTGCCCGGAGAGCTACGCACGCAGCGACGGCGAGCTGTGGCACGCCGGTCACGTCGTGAACCCCGTCATCGAGGTCGCCGGCGACGAGACCGGCGCCCACCCCGAAGGCTGCCTGTCGGTGCCCGGCGCCAGGGCCGTCGTCGAACGCGCCGCCCAGGTCACCGTCCGCGGCTTCGACCTCACGGGCAACCCCGTCGCCGTGCCTGGCCGCGACCTGCTCGCCCGCTGCTTCCAGCACGAGACCGACCACCTCAACGGCCGCCTCTACATCGACCACCTCACCCCGGAGGGCCGCGAGACGGCGCTGGCAGAGATGAGCGAACCGGCCTACCCCGTCGTCACAACGGACGCCGCCACTCGACCGTGA
- a CDS encoding CBS domain-containing protein gives MTKAREIMTPEPECVRTSDTVLDAAKRMTDLQVGAMPICGEDNQLKGMLTDRDIVVKVLAEGKDPRAVSAGELAQGEAVTIGADDDDAEDILRTMSQHQVRRLPVIDGHDLVGIVAQADVARSLDEPKIGDLLQALSTD, from the coding sequence ATGACCAAGGCTCGCGAAATCATGACGCCGGAACCCGAGTGCGTGCGGACGAGCGACACCGTGCTCGACGCCGCGAAGCGGATGACGGACCTGCAGGTGGGGGCGATGCCCATCTGCGGTGAGGACAACCAGCTCAAGGGCATGCTGACCGATCGGGACATCGTGGTGAAAGTGCTGGCGGAGGGCAAGGACCCGCGTGCCGTGAGCGCCGGGGAGCTCGCGCAGGGCGAGGCGGTCACGATCGGCGCCGACGACGACGATGCGGAGGATATCCTGCGCACGATGTCGCAACACCAGGTCCGGCGGCTCCCGGTGATCGACGGCCACGACCTGGTGGGGATCGTCGCGCAAGCGGACGTGGCAAGGTCCCTGGACGAGCCCAAGATCGGTGACCTGCTGCAGGCGCTGTCGACCGATTGA
- a CDS encoding dodecin: MAGHTYRVTEIVGSSSESLDAAIRGGIERAAQTLRGLDWFEVTEIRGHIENGAIGHFQVGLKVGFRLEDAD; this comes from the coding sequence ATGGCCGGGCACACCTATCGCGTCACCGAGATCGTCGGCTCGTCCAGTGAGAGTTTGGACGCCGCCATTCGTGGGGGGATCGAGCGTGCGGCGCAGACGTTGCGGGGGTTGGACTGGTTCGAGGTGACCGAAATACGGGGACACATCGAGAACGGGGCGATCGGTCACTTCCAGGTCGGGCTGAAGGTCGGGTTCCGGCTGGAGGACGCGGACTGA